The following are encoded together in the Longimicrobiaceae bacterium genome:
- a CDS encoding isoprenyl transferase has product MPSDLLQQIRLHGHVPRHVAIIMDGNGRWARERGRPREFGHRAGMAAVREAVEGATDAGVEVLTLFAFSQENWHRPRGEVSALMSLLQLYVRREQRELREKGVEVSVIGDLSRLGPRTRRALEGIVEHTRGGTRLRLNLAVSYGARGEIVRAARTLAERVRAGTLAPEDIDEALFASELYTARDPDPDLLIRTSGEHRISNFMLWQLAYTELHVTPVLWPDFGREHLFQAIRDFQRRERRFGRVAAT; this is encoded by the coding sequence TCCTGCAGCAGATCCGCCTTCACGGCCACGTCCCGCGCCACGTCGCCATCATCATGGACGGCAACGGGCGCTGGGCGCGCGAGCGCGGGCGCCCGCGCGAGTTCGGGCACCGGGCGGGGATGGCGGCCGTGCGCGAGGCGGTGGAGGGCGCCACGGACGCCGGGGTGGAGGTGCTCACCCTCTTCGCCTTCTCGCAGGAGAACTGGCACCGCCCGCGGGGCGAGGTGTCCGCGCTGATGTCGCTCCTGCAGCTGTACGTCCGCAGGGAGCAGCGCGAGCTGCGGGAGAAGGGCGTCGAGGTGAGCGTCATCGGCGACCTGTCGCGCCTGGGGCCGCGCACCCGCCGCGCGCTGGAGGGGATCGTGGAGCACACGCGCGGGGGCACGCGGCTGCGCCTGAACCTGGCGGTGAGCTACGGCGCCCGGGGCGAGATCGTGCGCGCCGCGCGCACCCTGGCCGAGCGGGTGCGGGCGGGGACGCTGGCCCCGGAGGACATCGACGAGGCGCTCTTCGCCTCCGAGCTGTACACCGCCCGCGACCCCGACCCGGACCTGCTGATCCGCACCTCGGGGGAGCACCGGATCTCCAACTTCATGCTCTGGCAGCTCGCCTACACGGAGCTGCACGTCACCCCCGTGCTCTGGCCGGACTTCGGCCGGGAGCACCTCTTCCAGGCGATCCGCGACTTCCAGCGCCGGGAGCGGCGCTTCGGGCGCGTCGCCGCGACCTGA